The genomic interval CTAActatttttatgttgcattgaagtcatctatggtcatgagctttgggtcatgaccgaaagaacgagatcgcggatacaagcggccgaaatgggttttctccgtagtgtggctgggctctcccttagagatagggtgagaagctcagtcatccgggagggactcagagtagagccgctgctccttcacatcgagaggggccagttgaggtggctcgggcatctggtcaggatgcctcctggacgcctcatggtgaggtgttccgggcacgtcccaccaggaggaggccccggggaagacccaggacacgctggagggactatgtctctcggctggcctgggaacgccttgggattcatccggaggagctggaagaagtggctggggagagggaagtctgggcctcccttctgaagctgctacccccacgacccgaccaggataagaggaagaagatggatggatggatggatggatggatggatggatggatggatggatggatggatggatggatggcattGAAGTCACCAAACTTATTGAAGGAAGTCTGGTACTTACATATTAAACTTATATGCATTGCAGACCAGCGGTTCTTCTTTgtcatttgcattttgttatgTAGCAATGTTAATGAATGATCTGTTTTCGaacatttttcatatataaaGGCCACCGGCCTATAGGGCGAATTAAGTTAAACAAAACACTCAGATAAAGTCAGTCCAGTCAAACCACAGTAACTATTACTCTGCGACTCTCCTGACTATGGTAGCCATAATGTAACGtgactaaaatattttgacagaGCGCCGTGAAAGCCTTGTACCACACAAAATAGCTTTGAGGACAGCACAACCTGTTTTACTCCAGAACAACATGTAAGGCgcactgttgttgttttgctaaAATTTAACTTCTAAGTGCACCTTATAGTCCATAAAATACGGTAACTCATTCTTTGGTAAGTGTaacaactttagaaaatgtgcttttattttttattttaatgtttgaaatttCACCAAATCCTGATCAACACTGAAGGATCctatttatttgttatattttaagaattttattattcTACCTATTTTGATAAGCACCAGTGCCtgtactgtcactttaagagaGCGTCTTATGACATCAGCACTGTACTACCTTCAGTTGGCGCTAGGCTGCCTGGGAAGAGGTAggaaattttctttgtttgtttggttttatgaaatatataaaataattgtaagtACATGCAGCTGtggatatttatttgttttaatacataCAGAGGAGTATTCTTTTTGACCAgttaagaacatttttcttaaacgTTAGAGCAGATGTTGTTGTTAGTTAGTCACAGGGTTTCTCCATGTGCTTGTCTGCTAGGAGGAATCCGACTCCTGTGAATGGAAGAGCTCCATGTTAaagggcatttttatttctatttgtgcagGCCTCTGCCAGCAACCTGCATTAAAGAGCAACCAGCAACTCCTGTGGTCACAACGCAGAACACATCAAAGTTAACCGACTGTATAAGACTAGGTTATCAGTAAAGAACACTAATAGTATACACCTGTTACATATGCTAGCAAcgacctgttgagtaacttgtaaCAGTTTCTGGTTTCGCCACCATGGCTcgtaactgcttaaaaataaataaaacatcagtgctaccaactgcttTATAACAAATTATCTATACAGCACAGACTGAATCCTCAACCTCATCTTTCATCCCAATATTGCTGACAATCTGAGTCAGACATTGTGTAAACTACCAGATTGTTTAATTCAAGCAGCTCAAATCTAAAATAGTTCAAGGTTACCCAGGAAGCCTTTCCTACACACATCAATTTTTCTCACTGGGACAAAAAGccccaaaaaaacacagacCAAAGATATGGAGCACATGAAGATAGTGAGAAATCTCCCGGGgtaatataaatgtgtgtgttcacGTGTCTGCTCTCTTTACATTCCATTTCCACCGTCCACAGTGTCCAAATAAACCGTCAACCCTGAAATGGCTGATAAAGTGggtgttcatgtgtgtgtaaGTCACAATATTTGCCCTGTGTTATTGCAGCTCTGAGGCCACAGTTTCTTCTATAAACACCCAGCTGTgaattattcaaaaaataaacacattcaagacctcacacacacacacacacacacacacacacacacacacacacacacacacacacgcatttcagacaaaacatttttttatatgaatgGTGGATatgtaaaaatacacacaccTGTCAAGTGATAGCAGGAGATATCTCAATTCTAACACAAAACACAAGcgtacacccacacacacacacacacacacacacacacacacacacagagacacacattATAAAAGTGTTGAAAGGGGATGAGAAAGCTGACAGACTCAATTAAGTTTGGAAACACacccacctacacacacacaccatttcatTTAGTCTCTGGTTAAGTGGATTTGGCTGCTGGTCAAGTGCAAAGCAATATAGAAGATGTCACTAAAACAAATGATGGGATGACACCTACGGCTCAAATACGGTACTGCAAGAAAGCTCAATTAGATCATAATATTTTATGTGCTTCACCATTAGCTCCATCCTCCATCACAGAAGGGAAAATTACTTTCAAAACCACTATTATGTcctaaatcaaattattttacaagtCAGCACCTGCTTCTTatgtaaaacaacaattaatcattgaattgttgaaataatcgtcaattAAGCCAAAGTTTGCCTTCGACTCCAGCTTCCAACTCCACCTCATTTTCCACAACAGGGTTGAGTATCTTCAATTTGCTATAAATAGATCTCATGTGAGGTCACACTTCCCGGAACTTTGTAGCTGATGGCCATTTTGATAGGTATCCATCTCTGTTATGACAActgctatggagttgctatgacaacaataaatgaGCCAAATTCTATATCTCATACTCTTGCACATTAATCAAGGGTGtcaatatattttcttgttgttgGTCTGGAAGCCATATGGTTtatctatgctttgtgctccaTTTGTCTACCGGTACTGATCACTTCCGGTTCAGACTTGTAGGAACTGACCTGGATTAGATTGTTCTATACAAGCAGTAGATTCATTCAAACTCAGTTTGTGACGCAAAAATGTGCATACATCGCCCATCATTAACTTTTCACAAATCAAgtaaaggtttcacaaattacaaactggattttaaatattgtgGTGGTTTTAATAGAAGAGATTAAAGACGATCAAGGCAgtgaaaaattaggtggaatcgaCTTTTAGCAATTTCCCCAATCAATTGGAAGCCAACGTCAGCTTCAACAAAAGCTTAAcatttaacctttatttttcaacaattcAACAAACAACATCTCAGACAAAACTGGCAGAGCTGTTGTCAGCCAGCTTATTAAGCTTAAAAGGAGGacgacacttctttttttgttgggggggTTAGaagttttgaggcagttgaccaaaatcccggacgatttttaaattccccccagacatttttttaggtctgaaaagtaggacatgtccgggaaaaagaggacgtctggtcaccctattaTAAACATTATTAACAGCTGTAATAATGAAAGGATTAGCTAACCTCTAATGATGACTCCTTGTCCGAAAAGATGAAGTGTAGAGTCCAGTGTTCAGGTTTCGGTGCTAATTAACGTCCAAATCACTTTGTTATTCCTCTCTCTTCATTTTATAGCAGTGAGCTAGAAGATGCTGCGATTCCATTTGTTCAACAAGTGGGCAAACTTGTCAAAACTAgctttattcttgtttaaacGAAAGTAGCTAGAGTAAAGGATAACTGGAAACGGTTAGCTAGCCGCCATCTTTGCTAACAATAATGGCGTCGAGATTTGAAACGAGCGAATTTACGTcagaaaaatgtctctttatGACAGATGTTTGTCATCAGAGGGCGCTGTCGtttaattaatctttttaatgtCAAGGTCTTTGAATGAAAAACCAATATTTATCagataaatttaatttgttacagttaaaaataaggtttgttaaatttgatcattctgctattaattaaaaactgtaGGATCACATTACAGGCATTGGATTGATTTATAAGCGAGTTTTTAGCGCTTTTTCTTATGTACGTTAACGATCTTCTTCACGTGTTTTTAACCGCCCTGTTGTATACCGATACTGTCCTACCGTATGAGCTAAATACTGACAACAAATTAAATACAGAGTACACCATGAAGACAAATCATTTAATAACTAACGTTGAGAAAACAGAACGCATGCGTTTTTACTCACCTATTTATCCAGTCCCATTTCCTTTTCTAGCCAATAATCTGTCCATAGCAACAATTTACAAATATCTGAGACTCTCACCTTACTCACAGCAGTGAACATATACAGAATATATTAACATATAATTCAACTTGGGGTTTGTTTGTGTAACTAAGTCTGGCACAAACGAACCCTTATAGGGTAATTTGAATtgcaaatatctttttaaataaagacagGTTGGTTTTAGATAGCTTTCCCCCTAAATAAACGAATTATaatacagttctgtttttaaattaaagttaacattctgataaagtttgtttgatttaaaaatttaagaCAAATTGCAAAAATCCCATTGGTATTTTTAAGGAACTTGCCGTTTGTGAACCTGAACTCGGACTCCACCTAGTGGCCAAATTAGGACACTACATCAGAACTTTAAAAggctaaattaaataattttgaaacaaattcaaacaagttatcacaaaaaaaaaaaaaaaaacaatcttcgACAATCACATAAAATGAGGCAACATACTAACCTACTTTAATTCATCAAATGTTTGCAGAGTTTCAAATAGTTCCAGCTCCAATACATCAACACCAGCATCTTACTTCAGAGTAAAAATctcataaaaatacacacaaaaatgcaACAGCTGAGGTCAACCACACACACCTTATATAGCAGCTTTTGTACAGTGCACAAAAACAGacttaaatgaaacacaaattaATGTACCTAAAGGTCCAGCTCTCAGGAATTTACTGATATGAAAACAGAATAGGAAACGAACGAGTCACTTTGTTAGGAGACAATCTGTagcaaaatatgacaaaagttTCACAACTTTAGAATGAAAGTTTGCTTTTTGACTCAGACCTCAGTTTTCATTTCCcaagaaatttaatttacaatcaGAGAACCATTAGAAatgtatcttttaaaataaagtagaacTAGATTATACTTGATTATCATTCACATCTTTCAGCTGTGATTTTAGACTCATGTCACATAAATTTGAGGCAAAACTGAGTTTTTCAACAGAATCATGATCTTAATGACACAAGCAGACCAAAAGAcaccaatttttgtttttataaatgactAAAGACTCttgtaaaacaaattcattaaCTAAATTTAAATGCCATTCCTTCTGATTAGTGGATGTAGACATCAGGATGAAAACGAACCGTCCGACAAATACcaaaaaggtacttttaaattaaaacggTTTGCCATGAagtcttaaaacaacaataacgtCCTGGCTTAAAGGACTTTAAAACTCTAACAGGAAGTGCTTGTTCAGCATATCTCCTGTTTAGATGACAGCTGCAGATTGTTTGAAGCAGGCAGGAGAATCCAGAGGGAAATCCAGCGGCTCACAGCTCCGTTTTCTGCCCAGAAAGAGGCACCTGAGGCTGGATCTCCTCATCCGACGTCTGCCCTCCGTCCAGCTTCTCCACCGGagctttgctctttttcttcttcttcactttcttctccttttttttcttcttggtcGTCTTCTCTCCGTCTGAGCTTCCGTCTCCCTTCTCCCCTCCTTTCTTgcctcctttcttctttttcttcttcttgtcctcTGCAATAGCTGCCTGGTCTCCTTTCTTCTTTGGAGTCCAGTTCTCATTCAGGCAGGCTGGATGGAGGAAGTGGGCGAAGGTgtgaaaaggaacaaaattagagacaaaaatgtttaacatggaaacaaggaagagaaaaaaaaatgaagaagagcTTAATTTTAAAGAGTTATTAAGTGAACAGTTAAAGGCCAAATCTATTTAGTCCTAAAGTTAATGTTCGGATGATCAATGTCTGATTgtgtaatttaacaaaaactaaacaaaaataagaattaataaAGGTGGaatccaaaaataaagtcataaaattacctGAATTAagttatttatgaaaataaagacatcaaaggagaataaagtcagaatattccaagaataaaattataaaatttatCTGACTGAAGTTGTGatttatgagaataaagatATAAAAGGAGAATAAACTGGAAATTAACTGAAGCAGCAGCAATGCAAGGTGTTTAAATTGGCttcattttaagcttttattctTCAAAATGACCAAATCTATTAAGACCTAAAGTTGATGTCCAGATGAGGAATattcataaaactaaaactaaggGTTCAGAAATGTAGGATACAAGAATGAAGTTGTAAAATAACCTGAATGAAACTGTAAtttacaggggaaaaaaataaagtcctaATCATGAGAATAAAtgaagaataaagtcaaaaaagaacctgaaacaacaacataatgtgttcaaattcaataaattttaaggttttattcaaagaaaaggCAGAATATACAAAGTACTAAAGTTGATGCTTCGATGATTGTTGACTGCACCGTGTAATTtaacagaaactaaactaaaataaggATTAATAAATGTAGAACAACAATCTGGTTACACCGTCTGTTTCTGTCATCTGCACTGGCTCCAGTAAAATTAATGATGTAATTAGTTATACTGCATTTTGggcaacaaaatgttcttttttttttgtttaaaaaaataaattgaatcattttttatttaaatttttttgtatttaaatgaaaaaaaaaaaaaaagctcagatgaaaaatttgcagaatgtgGCAATTGTTTTATCTGATTACTCGTGAAAATAATCGATACGAGATtcgattactgaaatattcTTAAGTTGCAGCTCTATAAATGACTGTGCAACATTCAAGCAACataaacagttaatttttcctttttcttaaataaataaataaatagatctgaaatatttttaaattaaagaaccaaataaatttgatgtaaaatttcaccaaagagacaataaaaaataatttcttgaatgaaacatttgataattatggaaaaaactaaaatgtagtCCTACtgagaaactaaaacaaaaaatactctGAAATTTGAAGTTGTTAAATGGATCTGCAGCCTTTCATTTATTGTCTTCCATACATCAAACCTAGTTCACCTGGGCGCATGGTGTTACGACAGAGTGAATATTCAGGTTGTTACTGCATCAAATGAGCAACAAGTGGAGAAAACGTTAGCTGAAGTCAGAATATGCTCCGGAGGTTTTCGTGCTCCGGAGGTTTTCGTGCTCCGGAGGTTTTCGTGCTCTGGGTTTCCAGCAGAGGATTTTTCTGGATCAGATGTTTTTTGGCTCTGGTCGCTGCGTATAAATAAACTCCTGAGAACCAGCGGCTCTCCGCTCCCAAAACGCATTTTATGACATCAGTTCTGCTTCAGTTTGGTACGTTTCACATGCTTCTGCTGCTCAAACAACCGgagcagagaaacatttaaGCTCCAGCTGATCTGTtcttgtaaatttgtttttatttcacatttttctgtacaCCAAACAAggtgttctggaaaaaaaacaaaaaaacatttaaagtcacaaaatcTGCAAACTGAGGAACCTTTTAAGGcaagtggaaataaattataCTTTTCCCCCCTGGTAATGTGCTCTTTTAAACTAGGAAGAATGTGGTGTGAACTCGGGCCAGAGGGGATTTTTAATCTCCGTTATGTGCGACCCTGCCAGTGGAAACATTTCTCCAGCTTGAGGAGCTGAGAGAGATTTCTAAATCCAGAGCAGCCGAAGGGAAAACATTcagtcagcagaaaaacaaacaacaacctGAGATCATATTGAGTTTGTTTACCTTTGTCTCCTCCTTTCAGGACGTGTTTCTCACACAGGTAAGTGGTCAGGTCTTCCTCCTGGTTCCCTTTGTACCAGTCTTCAATCACATCCTCGTACTCTTCCACCATCACATCACactggaaacacacacaggaaatgCAACAGGGCTCGGACGtcgacacacactcacaaactGTTCTCTAAAAACGAGATGATTTGTTTTACCCAGACTGTAAAGAGGTTGTaacaaaatgagaataaagttgcaaaattAGGAAAAGAAAGTCGCATTAATacgagaataaataaatttgagaatGAAGTCGTAGCAAAACCAtagaataaagttgcaataatacaagaataaggTTTTAACAAAGTTTGAGAATTACCTGACTGAAGTtgcaatttacaaaaataaaacggtaaaacaagaataaagtcaaagaatTACTTGAAAAAAGTCCCAATTTgcaagaataaactaaaataatagtaaaataatGTCATAATACTTGGAGAATGAAATagtaattttagaaaaactcctgtacaaaaactaaatattaaaataagaaatgctgAGCATCTTGTGACGTTATTCTTTCTATTAGTAATCAAAAGCAGAACTTTGAAACCATTTTGCAAACAACTGAGTTTATTTCGAAGTAAGAACCAGGTGGATTTGCTGAGCTGGTCCCATCAGAACTTGATAACACCATCGAAGcttttatcactttaaaactacttttttcattaaaaaaacaattaaaattaaaaatcatcttATTCTGGCCCCAATACTCTGTCGTAAAGAACACCCAGTTGTTTTTGGCAAATAATCAGTACTGTATGTTCTGCTAGTATTTCAtcctttttaattaacattttagccTGTTTATAATTCATACACGGTAcatatgaaaagaaacaaaaacaaaacaaacacctgtTTCTTGAGGTCGGCGATTTCAGCAGACGTCTCGTTCCAAAGCTCATAGGGAATATCCATCACCACCTTCACCCCCTTGTGCACCAGGCCATGAAGGGTGGAGAACGTCTCCGACAtgccctgcacacacacacacacacacacacacacacggtcaGGAATCATGGGAAACTGTCTTCTTaaggatattttctcttttccaaatgaattcagacaaaaaaagctCCACAGATGAGGAatgaaacatctttaaaaaattctaaaattaagTCCAATTCCATTTAAAACTCTTCCTGTTTGTCTAGAAAACATCCAGCATCCAAAAACCTGATCTGGATCAGGGGTTTCCAACCTGTGGCTCCGGAGCCACCTGTGGTACTTTGGATCTTCCACAGTGACTCCTAATAACTTTACAAAGAACCAACTAAAGTTTTATATGTCGAAGCAATAACAACTCTTTGAAAAGAGTacatttctaacaaaaaaactcatgacattttgaatttaagtccagaaattttctaggaaaaacaagtttttctaaatttccaaatctgatttaaaaaaaaaaataaataaattatttttttagattaatcttaaacttagaaattttctcaacttttgaaactcataaatttccttgatttttctagaaatgttgAGATATTTAGTCAGAAATGTGCTCCGTTATTCATGGAATAATTGCtttatattaaaacagaatgacactaaaataccagaaacacatttttagatttgagTTTCTTGCCATCAGGTTGGGgacgttctttttttttttaagacattttttcacaaatgtcGACGTCACAAGGAagaaaacgtttttattttatgtttttatgtattctaaaacctaaaaacagaaataaatatatttttaggaaCATCATATAATATTTGTGGCTCTGAACCAGTTTTTCTTGCCGTACTGAAGGCAAACAGGATGGTAAAGGTTGCAGACCTCAGATCCTGATGAGACTAagctcctgacctctgacccctgaccaCACAGACAGTCTGACCTTGGCGAAGCGGTTGCTGCCACTCCTCTCTTTGTGCAGGTTGTACTCCAGCAGCCTCTGGCACACGTTCTCCACAACCTCGATGAATCGCAGGTctctggaaaacaacaaaaagactcGGGTCAacttgtgataaaactttatcaCTGCTGTGGTGctgaaaggtcagaggtcacggctggagaa from Gambusia affinis linkage group LG18, SWU_Gaff_1.0, whole genome shotgun sequence carries:
- the cnpy3 gene encoding protein canopy homolog 3 — protein: MMFAVYWSVLAVISSVGAAKTDGDDDWVHLPNRCEVCKFVSIEMKSAFEETGKTKAVIESNYNFIDGKGAPPVKYVKSDLRFIEVVENVCQRLLEYNLHKERSGSNRFAKGMSETFSTLHGLVHKGVKVVMDIPYELWNETSAEIADLKKQCDVMVEEYEDVIEDWYKGNQEEDLTTYLCEKHVLKGGDKACLNENWTPKKKGDQAAIAEDKKKKKKKGGKKGGEKGDGSSDGEKTTKKKKKEKKVKKKKKSKAPVEKLDGGQTSDEEIQPQVPLSGQKTEL